From Musa acuminata AAA Group cultivar baxijiao chromosome BXJ3-8, Cavendish_Baxijiao_AAA, whole genome shotgun sequence, one genomic window encodes:
- the LOC135645718 gene encoding zinc finger protein BRUTUS-like, with the protein MATPQAGDGVLALMPQEVANSVEPAPSSPPPPAAAAASLKGSAEKSPILIFLYFQKAIRSELDRLHHDAVELATDGCGDVRSLAERCIFLFDIYQHHCNAEDAVIFPALDTRVKNVARTYSLEHEGESHLFYFVFVLLKSHMTHDDRLRRELALRIGAIKALFSQQMPKEEKQVFVSEDHFRRELASRTGVIRTALVQHMCKEEEQVFPLLIEKYSFEEQADLVWEFLCSIPVDMMTKFLPWLSSSVSPEEHQDMINCLRKIVPNEKLLKQVIFTWIEDKSMADMGKSHVDDSLSQSSIDDTEKYACLSDLSRTGKRKHNEPDSKAIDLGLYPIDEILHWHNAIRKELNEIAECARKIQLSGDLSDLSVFITRLQFIADVCIFHSYAEDQVIFPAVSDGMEFLLLDHANEKIQFNKFRCLIEEIQSAEANSTSVEFYSEFFSHADQIMDTIQKHFHSEEAEVLPLARMHFSSEKQCKLLFRSLCVMPLKLLERVLPWFVANLSDKEASQFLQNMHLAASSSEDALVTLFSGWACKGRSEDITSSGKFICLTSKAICCFPLEDGTESEEDCRHNFCSCSCLLGCEKGLTILKSENNARPIKRGNFSGLYGNSGEINTSESNEIYSVSCSQKSCCVPALGVASTNTGISSPDASKSLLFSSYNSSAPYFKSSLFVPEMELNLCSIENTLRPIDNIFKFHKAISKDVKYLDDESGNLIPYVDTVLRQFSGRFRLLWGLYRAHSNAEDDIVFPALESRETLHNVSHSYTLDHKQEEKLFRDISVVLLELSQLHDGLGMNISKDTARGSNSDSHVVDQTRKHNELVTKLQGMCKSLRVTLDNHIFREELELWPLFDKHFSVDEQDKIVGRIIGTTGAEVLQSMLPWVTSALSQEEQNKMMDTWRQATKNTMFNEWLNEWWKDTPSLSTDATESSGLPKEADHQESLEQSDQMFKPGWNNIFRMNQNELESEIRKVSRDPTIDPRRKAYLIQNLMTSRWIAAQQKLPQARTEEATEGEDIPGCSPSFRDPEKQIFGCEHYRRNCKLVAACCNKLFTCRFCHDKVSDHSMDRKATSDMMCMRCLKVQPVGPTCRTPSCAGFSMAKYYCNICKFFDDERNVYHCPFCNLCRVGKGLGIDFFHCMTCNCCLGMKLKEHKCREKGLETNCPICCDFLFTSSAAVRALRCGHFMHSACFQAYTCSHYTCPICSKSLGDMAVYFGMIDALLAAEDLPEEYRDRCQDILCNDCGKKGTSRFHWLYHKCGFCGSYNTRVIKTDTTSCFT; encoded by the exons GTTATCTTTCCAGCTCTTGATACACGCGTCAAGAATGTGGCTAGAACGTATTCTCTAGAGCATGAAGGGGAAAGCCATCTTTTCTATTTTGTGTTTGTTTTATTAAAGTCACATATGACACATGATGATCGTCTTCGGAGAGAACTAGCTCTTCGTATTGGAGCAATAAAAGCATTATTTAGCCAGCAGATGCCTAAGGAGGAAAAGCAGGTATTTGTTTCGGAGGATCATTTCCGAAGAGAACTAGCCTCCCGCACTGGAGTCATAAGAACGGCACTTGTCCAGCATATGTGTAAGGAAGAAGAGCAG gtctttcccttgcttatagaGAAGTATTCATTTGAAGAGCAGGCTGATCTGGTTTGGGAGTTTTTATGTAGCATCCCTGTGGATATGATGACAAAGTTCCTTCCTTGGCTTTCATCTTCTGTTTCACCTGAGGAACACCAAGATATGATCAACTGTTTGAGGAAGATAGTACCAAACGAAAAACTTCTTAAACAG GTCATATTTACTTGGATTGAAGACAAAAGCATGGCTGACATGGGAAAAAGTCATGTTGATGATTCTCTATCACAGAGTTCTATTGATGACACTGAGAAGTATGCCTGTCTTTCTGATCTTTCCAGGACTGGGAAGAGAAAACATAACGAACCAGACAGCAAAGCTATTGATCTTGGGTTGTACCCGATAGATGAAATATTGCATTGGCATAatgctattagaaaagaattaaatGAAATAGCAGAATGTGCAAGGAAAATACAGCTTTCTGGAGATTTATCTGATTTGTCTGTCTTCATCACAAGGCTTCAATTTATTGCTGATGTGTGCATCTTTCATAG TTATGCTGAAGACCAAGTAATATTTCCAGCAGTATCAGATGGAATGGAATTCCTTTTGCTGGACCATGCAAATGAAAAAATTCAGTTTAACAAGTTTAGGTGCTTAATTGAAGAAATCCAGAGTGCAGAGGCCAATTCTACTTCTGTAGAATTCTATTCTGAGTTTTTTTCGCATGCTGATCAAATAATGGATACTATTCAGAAGCATTTCCATAGTGAGGAAGCTGAG GTTCTTCCTCTTGCCAGGATGCATTTTTCTTCTGAGAAACAGTGTAAGCTTCTTTTCAGAAGTCTGTGTGTTATGCCCTTGAAACTGTTAGAGCGTGTTTTACCATGGTTTGTTGCAAACTTAAGTGATAAGGAGGCAAGTCAGTTTCTCCAGAATATGCATCTAGCTG CCTCATCATCTGAAGATGCACTGGTCACCCTTTTTTCCGGTTGGGCGTGCAAGGGTAGGAGCGAGGATATTACCAGTTCTGGCAAGTTCATATGCTTGACTTCAAAAGCAATCTGTTGCTTCCCTTTAGAAGACGGTACTGAGTCGGAAGAAGATTGCAGACATAATTTCTGTTCATGTTCTTGTCTACTTGGGTGTGAGAAAGGCTTGACAATTCTGAAATCTGAGAACAATGCTAGGCCTATTAAACGAGGCAACTTTTCAGGATTATATGGAAATTCTGGTGAAATCAACACTTCAGAAAGTAATGAAATCTACAGTGTGTCATGTAGCCAAAAGTCATGCTGTGTACCAGCGCTGGGAGTTGCTAGCACCAACACTGGAATAAGTTCACCTGATGCTTCAAAGTCTCTGCTTTTTTCATCTTACAATTCTTCTGCCCCTTACTTTAAGTCCAGTCTCTTTGTTCCAGAGATGGAATTGAATTTATGTAGTATAGAGAACACTTTGAGGCCAATTGACAACATATTTAAATTTCATAAGGCGATTAGCAAAGATGTGAAGTATTTGGATGATGAATCCGGAAACCTTATACCTTATGTTGATACTGTTCTTCGGCAGTTCAGTGGAAGATTTCGCTTGTTATGGGGTCTATACAGAGCTCATAGTAATGCTGAGGATGATATTGTTTTCCCAGCTTTAGAATCAAGAGAAACACTTCATAATGTGAGTCATTCATACACCCTTGACCACAAGCAGGAAGAAAAGCTATTTAGAGATATTTCTGTGGTGCTTTTAGAGCTCTCACAACTGCATGATGGCTTGGGAATGAACATCAGTAAAGATACTGCAAGGGGAAGCAATTCTGATTCTCATGTAGTTGATCAGACTAGAAAACATAATGAGCTTGTCACTAAGCTTCAAGGAATGTGCAAATCTCTACGAGTTACTCTTGATAATCATATCTTCAGAGAAGAGCTTGAATTATGGCCATTATTTGACAAGCATTTTTCAGTGGATGAGCAAGATAAGATTGTTGGACGAATAATAGGAACAACAGGTGCAGAGGTCCTCCAATCGATGCTACCATGGGTAACTTCTGCTCTTAGTCAAGAGGAACAGAATAAGATGATGGATACATGGAGACAGGCAACCAAAAACACCATGTTTAATGAGTGGCTAAATGAGTGGTGGAAGGATACTCCCTCATTGTCTACAGATGCAACAGAGAGTTCTGGTCTTCCAAAAG AGGCTGATCACCAAGAAAGTCTCGAGCAAAGTGACCAGATGTTCAAGCCTGGTTGGAATAATATATTTAGGATGAATCAGAATGAGCTCGAATCAGAGATAAGGAAGGTTTCACGAGATCCAACAATTGATCCACGAAGAAAGGCATATCTTATACAAAACTTAATGACAAG TCGCTGGATAGCTGCTCAGCAGAAATTACCTCAGGCTAGAACTGAGGAAGCTACAGAAGGAGAAGACATACCTGGATGCTCTCCATCCTTTCGAGATCCGGAGAAACAAATATTTGGCTGTGAGCATTACAGGAGGAACTGCAAACTTGTTGCTGCATGTTGTAACAAATTGTTCACATGCAGATTTTGCCATGACAAAGTCAGTGATCATTCAATGGACAG AAAAGCAACAAGTGATATGATGTGTATGCGTTGTTTGAAGGTTCAACCAGTTGGTCCAACTTGCAGGACACCTTCCTGTGCTGGATTCTCGATGGCGAAGTATTATTGCAATATCTGCAAgttttttgatgatgaaag aaaTGTGTACCACTGCCCATTTTGCAACTTATGTCGTGTTGGAAAAGGACTTGGCATAGACTTCTTTCATTGCATGACATGCAATTGTTGCTTGGGTATGAAATTGAAGGAGCACAAGTGCCGGGAGAAAGGTCTAGAGACAAACTGTCCGATTTGTTGTGATTTTCTGTTTACATCAAGTGCAGCAGTAAGAGCTCTGCGCTGTGGACATTTCATGCATTCTGCATGCTTCCAA GCGTACACTTGCAGTCATTACACCTGCCCAATTTGCAGCAAATCCTTGGGAGACATGGCC GTGTACTTTGGCATGATTGATGCTTTGTTGGCTGCTGAAGATCTTCCTGAAGAGTATCGGGATCGATGTCAG GACATACTATGTAACGACTGTGGCAAAAAGGGAACATCTCGCTTTCACTGGCTTTACCACAAATGTGGTTTTTGTGGTTCTTACAATACCAGGGTGATCAAGACCGACACAACCAGTTGCTTCACATGA